Proteins encoded by one window of Cannabis sativa cultivar Pink pepper isolate KNU-18-1 chromosome 4, ASM2916894v1, whole genome shotgun sequence:
- the LOC115714793 gene encoding STS14 protein — MSSYSPSSVLLLLLVIFIFGGSSAEAAEAPLSSAAKEYLQAHNQARAAVGVEPLDWSETLANASSRVVRYQRNKMSCNFANLTNSRYGANQFWAGGGSSTPRMAVDKWVEEKKYYNHGNNTCAPNHTCGVYTQVVWRKSLHLGCAQATCTKDQTTIAICFYDPPGNYVGETPY, encoded by the coding sequence ATGTCGTCATATTCACCCTCGTCCGTACTCCTCCTCCTCCTAGTAATATTCATCTTCGGCGGCTCATCAGCCGAAGCCGCCGAAGCACCACTATCGAGCGCGGCGAAGGAGTATCTCCAGGCGCACAACCAAGCCAGAGCCGCAGTGGGAGTGGAGCCGCTAGATTGGAGCGAGACATTGGCCAACGCATCGAGCCGAGTTGTTAGGTACCAGCGCAACAAGATGAGCTGCAATTTCGCGAACCTGACTAACAGCAGGTACGGCGCGAATCAGTTCTGGGCCGGCGGCGGCTCGAGCACGCCGCGTATGGCGGTCGATAAGTGGGTGGAAGAGAAAAAATACTATAACCACGGAAACAACACGTGCGCTCCAAACCACACGTGCGGGGTTTATACACAAGTGGTATGGAGGAAGTCACTCCATTTGGGCTGTGCTCAAGCCACGTGTACCAAGGATCAGACCACAATCGCCATTTGTTTCTACGATCCTCCTGGTAATTATGTTGGAGAAACCCCTTATTAG
- the LOC115713782 gene encoding uncharacterized protein LOC115713782, which produces MKALSWNCRGLARPSAIQAILAWVKKWQVDCVFLMETKIGENHMRNICKNLHFDNGSYIPSVGIGGGFCLLWNNCVNIKILKKVESGFVCRVNDHGFQDSWHLFAVYGTPYADQKSEFWENLADQINSCNGPWALMGDLNVILAKEDKSGGRCFAYRDGSVLRNFLFSTGGVDLGFIGCKYTWQNKRGTGRLVKERIDRVIVDTSWLSLCPKGGVRNLPIISSDHGAILLDSCAFRPRGPRPFRFFEAWFSDLTSLSVIKEAWSSKDPNENNPTLMSKLVKTQNALRWWSKNVFGDCDLRIKQMELELQTLQSKEANEVDETTERRIQDSIMELWSRKESMWKQRSRELWLS; this is translated from the coding sequence ATGAAAGCCCTGTCGTGGAATTGCCGAGGGCTTGCGAGACCCTCGGCAATCCAAGCTATTTTAGCTTGGGTAAAGAAATGGCAAGTGGACTGTGTTTTTCTTATGGAGACGAAGATAGGGGAGAACCACATGAGAAATATTTGTAAGAACCTTCACTTTGACAATGGTAGTTACATTCCCTCGGTTGGCATAGGTGGTGGCTTTTGTTTGTTATGGAATAATTGTGTTAACATAAAGATTTTAAAGAAGGTGGAGTCGGGCTTTGTTTGTCGGGTGAATGACCACGGGTTTCAGGATTCTTGGCATCTTTTTGCGGTTTACGGGACTCCCTACGCTGATCAAAAGTCTGAGTTTTGGGAGAATTTGGCAGACCAAATAAACTCTTGTAATGGCCCCTGGGCACTCATGGGAGATCTGAATGTTATTTTGGCTAAGGAGGATAAATCGGGAGGTCGCTGCTTTGCCTACCGTGATGGCTCTGTTTTGAGGAATTTCTTGTTCTCAACTGGGGGTGTTGATTTGGGTTTTATTGGCTGCAAGTACACTtggcaaaataaaagaggaactGGTCGTTTGGTGAAGGAGCGCATTGACCGTGTGATTGTTGATACAAGCTGGTTGAGCCTCTGTCCTAAAGGTGGAGTTCGTAACTTACCTATCATAAGTTCTGATCACGGAGCCATCTTGTTAGACTCTTGTGCTTTTAGGCCTAGAGGGCCTCGCCCCTTCAGATTCTTTGAAGCATGGTTCTCTGATCTTACTAGTTTGAGCGTCATAAAAGAAGCGTGGTCGAGCAAGGATCCTAATGAGAATAATCCTACTTTGATGAGTAAGTTAGTGAAAACTCAAAATGCCCTCAGATGGTGGAGTAAGAATGTTTTTGGGGATTGCGATCTCCGAATCAAACAAATGGAACTTGAGCTCCAAACTCTTCAATCCAAAGAAGCAAATGAGGTGGATGAGACTACAGAGCGACGGATTCAAGATTCTATAATGGAATTGTGGTCTCGTAAAGAATCTATGTGGAAGCAACGTTCGAGGGAACTCTGGCTCAGCTAA
- the LOC115713781 gene encoding uncharacterized protein LOC115713781 has translation MGVCASTQIPTTRRLITAGSQNQMSASDRIRRLSTTAATAKVINAVDGRLHEFPTPIQAKQITSKNPNFFLCSAETMSVGACLTRAAEEEELQSGQIYFLLPESRAQKPLSLPDLCSLAITASSALCKSQPATVDRISSRKKSNSSRKFRLDEAQFVRQRLSVRKGTT, from the exons atgggGGTCTGTGCTTCCACTCAAATTCCAACCACCAGAAGGCTTATAACAGCCGGATCACAAAACCAAATGTCGGCGTCAGATCGAATCCGACGGCTGTCAACAACCGCCGCCACCGCCAAGGTGATCAACGCCGTAGATGGCCGCCTCCATGAGTTCCCGACTCCGATCCAAGCCAAACAGATCACATCCAAGAATCCCAACTTCTTCCTCTGCAGCGCGGAGACTATGTCAGTGGGAGCGTGCCTCACACGCGCCGCCGAAGAGGAGGAGCTTCAGTCGGGTCAAATCTACTTCTTGTTGCCGGAGTCGCGTGCCCAGAAACCTCTTTCGTTGCCGGACCTCTGTTCTTTGGCGATCACGGCTAGCTCTGCTCTATGTAAAAGTCAACCGGCCACCGTTGACCGGATATCTTCTCGTAAAAAGTCTAACAGCTCTCGGAAATTCCG GTTAGATGAGGCCCAATTTGTGAGACAACGGTTATCCGTACGAAAGGGGACCACTTGA